Proteins encoded together in one Deinococcus aerius window:
- a CDS encoding M24 family metallopeptidase yields MTSSPTERMRGALQGTGLDGWLLYDFQGLNPHARTVLGLPAGAHLTRRFFVWVPREGQATLLHNHIEGGTWRTLSAGWNVSLRAFGSHAELDAALREVVAGKTVAMEYSPNGAVPYVSRVDAGTLERVRAAGAEVVSSADLLQSFLVWSEEDLAAHRRAAAVLMGAKDDAFRLMHERLRAGETVTELEVQAVIERAIREAGMTSGHPVNVSFGANAADPHYEPGGEKNATLKPGECVLIDLWAQEPGRPFADVTWVGHAGEPGPEYLDAWEAVRGARDVALALLRERQAAEGWGRLRGWELDRAARDAVGPRWEPFFLHRTGHDLGVQLHGSGANLDDYETHDTRTLTPGLAVTVEPGTYPRARGFGIRSEVNVFLAPAGPEVTTDLQRHPFVLGAGEWEAVRAAGYGE; encoded by the coding sequence ATGACCTCCTCCCCCACCGAACGGATGCGCGGCGCGCTGCAAGGGACCGGGCTCGACGGCTGGCTGCTCTACGACTTTCAGGGCCTCAACCCGCACGCGCGGACCGTCCTCGGCCTGCCCGCGGGTGCCCACCTCACCCGCCGCTTTTTCGTGTGGGTGCCGCGCGAGGGTCAGGCCACGCTGCTGCACAACCACATCGAGGGGGGGACGTGGCGGACGCTCTCGGCGGGGTGGAACGTTTCCCTCCGTGCCTTCGGCTCGCACGCGGAGTTGGACGCGGCGCTGCGCGAGGTCGTCGCCGGGAAGACGGTGGCGATGGAGTACAGCCCGAATGGGGCGGTGCCCTACGTGAGCCGGGTGGACGCTGGGACGCTGGAGCGGGTGCGCGCGGCGGGCGCGGAGGTGGTGAGCAGCGCCGACCTCCTCCAGTCGTTCCTGGTGTGGTCGGAGGAGGACCTCGCCGCCCACCGCCGGGCCGCCGCTGTCCTCATGGGGGCAAAGGACGACGCCTTCCGCCTGATGCACGAGCGGCTCCGGGCGGGCGAGACCGTCACGGAACTGGAGGTCCAGGCCGTGATCGAGCGGGCGATCCGGGAGGCGGGCATGACGAGCGGCCACCCGGTCAACGTGAGCTTCGGGGCGAATGCCGCCGACCCGCACTACGAGCCCGGGGGGGAGAAGAACGCCACCCTGAAGCCGGGCGAGTGTGTCCTGATCGACCTGTGGGCGCAGGAGCCGGGCCGCCCCTTCGCGGACGTGACCTGGGTGGGGCACGCGGGCGAGCCGGGCCCCGAGTACCTGGACGCCTGGGAGGCGGTGCGGGGGGCGCGGGACGTGGCGCTGGCCCTGCTGCGCGAGCGGCAGGCGGCGGAGGGCTGGGGGCGCCTGCGAGGGTGGGAACTCGACCGGGCCGCGCGGGACGCGGTGGGGCCCCGGTGGGAACCCTTCTTCCTGCACCGCACCGGGCACGACCTGGGGGTGCAGCTTCACGGCTCGGGCGCGAACCTCGACGACTACGAGACGCACGACACGCGGACCCTCACGCCCGGACTGGCGGTGACGGTGGAGCCGGGCACTTACCCCCGGGCACGCGGTTTCGGCATCCGCAGCGAGGTCAATGTCTTCCTGGCACCGGCGGGGCCGGAGGTGACCACCGACCTCCAGCGCCACCCCTTCGTGCTGGGAGCAGGCGAGTGGGAGGCTGTGCGGGCGGCGGGGTACGGGGAGTAG
- a CDS encoding SDR family oxidoreductase has product MANLSSSTIMLTGAGGALATAVAQELEDAGAQLVLVGRGEALERAADRFPATEVLDLDLRDPASVEALRRVKVDALVHTVGAFTMQDVQKATEEDLRAMFDTNMLTLFHAVQGVLPHMLRQKDGLIMGVSAGQAARMSGPKAALYTASKAAVAAYVLSLHDELKGRGLRGCVLYPMGAIDTPKNREAGMDWDDLIDPRGLAKSVAHALTRPDRAHVTELKIYPDA; this is encoded by the coding sequence ATGGCGAACCTCAGCTCCTCGACGATCATGCTTACGGGGGCGGGCGGCGCGCTGGCGACCGCTGTTGCCCAGGAACTGGAGGACGCGGGCGCGCAGCTCGTGCTCGTGGGACGCGGCGAGGCCCTGGAGCGCGCCGCCGACCGCTTTCCCGCGACCGAAGTTCTGGACCTCGACCTGCGGGACCCCGCCAGCGTGGAGGCCCTGCGCCGGGTGAAGGTGGACGCGCTCGTGCATACGGTCGGCGCCTTCACCATGCAGGACGTGCAGAAGGCGACCGAGGAGGACCTGCGGGCGATGTTCGACACGAACATGCTGACCCTCTTTCACGCGGTGCAGGGCGTGTTGCCCCACATGCTGCGGCAGAAAGACGGCCTCATTATGGGCGTGAGCGCCGGGCAGGCGGCCCGGATGAGCGGCCCCAAGGCGGCGCTCTACACCGCCAGCAAGGCCGCCGTCGCCGCCTACGTCCTGAGCCTGCACGACGAACTCAAGGGCCGGGGCCTGCGCGGCTGCGTGCTGTACCCCATGGGCGCCATCGACACGCCGAAAAACCGCGAGGCCGGGATGGACTGGGACGACCTGATCGACCCGCGGGGCCTCGCCAAGAGCGTCGCGCATGCCCTGACGCGCCCCGACCGCGCCCACGTGACGGAGCTCAAGATTTACCCGGACGCCTGA
- a CDS encoding ferritin-like domain-containing protein, with product MSNDTKGLSTRRKFLGMAGMMGAGAVLSGCTNVIAAPSNQDNGLDAAIFNFALNLEYLEAAFYLAAVGRLDELTAAGGDASKVILPAGFTGMGKVGIPGMSADVRSLAEEIADDELAHVKAIRAVLKAAGATPVAQPTLDLGPAFDAAGRAASKDAIKGFNPYANELFFLHGAFIFEDVGVTAYKGAARFIDDQSAGGNLENAAGILAVEAYHAGAIRHELYRRREEVAAAGLKVGQIVQAISDLRDSVDGDTDDDQGIVASLQTGLPYVRASASNIVAADANAIAFSRTPRQVGNIVFLSPGATKGGFFPNGLSDDGNLGALLKL from the coding sequence ATGAGCAACGACACGAAAGGCCTGAGCACCCGCCGCAAGTTCCTGGGCATGGCCGGCATGATGGGGGCAGGCGCCGTCCTGTCCGGCTGCACGAACGTGATCGCCGCGCCGTCCAATCAGGACAACGGCCTCGACGCCGCCATCTTCAACTTCGCGCTCAACCTGGAGTACCTGGAAGCCGCCTTCTACCTGGCCGCGGTGGGCCGTCTGGACGAGCTGACGGCGGCGGGCGGTGACGCGAGCAAGGTGATCCTTCCGGCGGGCTTCACCGGCATGGGCAAGGTCGGCATCCCCGGCATGTCCGCCGACGTGCGCAGCCTGGCCGAGGAGATCGCGGACGACGAGCTGGCGCACGTCAAGGCGATTCGCGCCGTGTTGAAGGCCGCCGGGGCCACTCCGGTCGCCCAGCCCACCCTGGACCTCGGCCCAGCCTTCGATGCTGCTGGTCGGGCCGCTTCAAAGGACGCCATCAAGGGTTTCAACCCGTACGCGAACGAGCTGTTCTTCCTGCACGGCGCGTTCATCTTCGAGGACGTGGGGGTGACCGCCTACAAGGGTGCGGCGCGCTTTATCGACGACCAGAGCGCGGGCGGCAACCTGGAGAATGCGGCGGGGATCCTGGCCGTCGAGGCATACCACGCCGGGGCGATTCGCCATGAGCTGTACCGCCGCCGCGAGGAGGTAGCGGCCGCGGGCCTGAAGGTCGGCCAGATCGTGCAGGCGATCAGCGACCTGCGCGACTCGGTGGACGGCGACACCGACGACGACCAGGGCATCGTGGCCTCGTTGCAGACTGGCCTGCCCTACGTGCGGGCGAGCGCCTCGAACATCGTCGCCGCCGACGCGAACGCCATCGCGTTCAGCCGCACCCCGCGCCAAGTGGGCAACATCGTGTTCCTCTCGCCTGGGGCGACCAAGGGCGGCTTCTTCCCGAACGGCCTGAGCGACGACGGCAACCTCGGCGCGCTGCTGAAGCTCTGA
- a CDS encoding HAD family hydrolase, which produces MTSPVPLRALIFDFDGTILDTETREFWHWQELYRTHGRELALSDWQRGVGTWDAFDPWAGLPDHVRADREQVRAGLHKRIVADIAEQDLRPGVRAVLEGVRAAGLRLALATSSDRAWVTRWMEQHRLLDLFEVLATRDDVRRVKPDPELYALAAERLGLRAEECLAVEDSFNGATAAVAAGCRVIVVPNDVTRTQPFPPEWPRLEDGFAGGLEELLRVAGG; this is translated from the coding sequence ATGACCTCTCCCGTCCCCCTGCGCGCCCTGATCTTCGACTTCGACGGCACCATCCTCGACACCGAGACCCGCGAGTTCTGGCACTGGCAGGAGCTGTACCGCACCCACGGGCGCGAACTGGCGCTGAGCGACTGGCAGCGCGGCGTGGGCACCTGGGACGCCTTCGACCCCTGGGCGGGGCTGCCCGACCACGTGCGGGCCGACCGCGAGCAGGTGCGCGCCGGGCTGCACAAACGCATCGTGGCCGACATCGCCGAGCAGGACCTGCGGCCCGGGGTGCGGGCGGTGCTGGAGGGGGTGCGCGCCGCCGGACTGCGCCTCGCCCTCGCCACGAGCAGCGACCGCGCCTGGGTCACCCGCTGGATGGAGCAGCACAGGTTGCTGGACCTGTTCGAGGTCCTTGCCACCCGGGATGACGTGCGGCGGGTGAAGCCTGACCCCGAACTCTACGCCCTGGCCGCCGAGCGCCTGGGCCTGCGCGCGGAGGAATGCCTGGCCGTCGAGGACAGCTTTAACGGGGCGACCGCCGCCGTCGCCGCGGGTTGCCGGGTGATCGTGGTGCCGAACGACGTGACCCGCACGCAGCCCTTCCCCCCCGAGTGGCCCCGGCTGGAGGACGGCTTCGCGGGCGGGCTGGAGGAATTGCTGCGGGTGGCGGGGGGATAG
- a CDS encoding DedA family protein, whose amino-acid sequence MADWVQNLMDSLGYLGILLLMIVENLFPPIPSELIMPSAGFAAARGDMNIFVVIAVGTLGSVVGTLPLYYIGRAFGEERLVAWADKHGKWLTLRGEDIRKADDWFDRHGTKAVLFGRMVPGIRSLLSLPAGMSEMPMPKFLLYSAIGSGLWASALAGAGYLLGENYDQVEQYVGPASKVILGVVVVAAVLWFLKRKREQGAKA is encoded by the coding sequence ATGGCCGACTGGGTACAGAACCTGATGGACAGCCTGGGCTACCTGGGCATCCTGCTGCTGATGATTGTGGAAAACCTCTTTCCCCCGATTCCCAGCGAGCTGATCATGCCCTCGGCGGGCTTCGCGGCGGCGCGGGGGGACATGAATATCTTCGTCGTGATCGCCGTGGGCACGCTGGGCAGTGTCGTGGGCACCCTGCCGCTGTACTACATCGGGCGGGCCTTTGGCGAGGAGCGGCTGGTGGCGTGGGCCGACAAGCACGGCAAGTGGCTCACCCTGCGCGGCGAGGACATCCGCAAGGCCGACGACTGGTTCGACCGCCACGGCACCAAGGCGGTGCTGTTTGGCCGCATGGTGCCCGGCATTCGCAGCCTGCTGAGCCTCCCGGCGGGCATGAGCGAGATGCCCATGCCCAAGTTCCTTCTGTACAGCGCTATCGGCTCGGGCCTGTGGGCGAGTGCCCTGGCCGGGGCGGGCTATCTGCTGGGCGAGAACTACGACCAGGTGGAGCAGTACGTCGGCCCCGCCTCCAAGGTCATCCTGGGGGTCGTCGTCGTCGCGGCGGTGCTGTGGTTCCTGAAGCGCAAGCGGGAGCAGGGGGCGAAGGCGTAA
- a CDS encoding asparaginase yields the protein MKRLAVIHTGGTIASRPDPHGQGVTPQSPPSVPGLPGVEVRDHQPFRLPSPHVTPAHMLSLAHLIERLAPEHDGVVVTHGTDTLEETAFFLHLLLATRTPVVLTGSMRHAEEVSWDGPGNLLDAAYVALDRQSRGRGPLVVFGGDIFDARTVTKVHTTAVDAFGGYPGPIGRIDRTGEGAQVRYFAMPEARPVYRPPNVSAHVEILYAYAGWQGEGYAEADARSDGLVIAALGTGNLPAELLPLVARSAGKGRPVVIATRTHAGPVLPVYGYPGGGATLVAAGAIPASFLNAHKARVLLLVLLSLGRNLADIRRVFGEGAF from the coding sequence GTGAAGCGCCTCGCGGTCATCCACACGGGCGGCACCATCGCCAGCCGCCCCGACCCGCACGGGCAGGGCGTGACCCCACAGTCGCCGCCCAGCGTGCCGGGCCTGCCGGGGGTGGAGGTCCGCGACCACCAGCCCTTCCGCCTGCCCAGCCCGCACGTCACCCCGGCGCACATGCTGTCGCTGGCGCACCTGATCGAGCGCCTCGCCCCCGAGCACGACGGGGTGGTCGTCACCCACGGGACCGACACACTGGAGGAGACGGCCTTCTTCCTCCACCTCCTCCTCGCTACCCGCACGCCCGTCGTCCTGACGGGCAGCATGAGGCACGCGGAGGAGGTGTCCTGGGATGGGCCGGGCAACCTGCTCGACGCGGCGTATGTCGCCCTGGACAGGCAGTCGCGGGGGCGCGGGCCGCTCGTCGTCTTCGGCGGGGACATCTTCGACGCGCGCACGGTGACGAAGGTTCACACGACCGCGGTGGACGCCTTCGGGGGGTATCCGGGGCCCATTGGCCGGATCGACCGCACCGGGGAGGGGGCGCAGGTCCGTTACTTCGCCATGCCGGAGGCGCGGCCCGTGTACCGGCCCCCGAACGTGAGCGCCCACGTCGAGATCCTCTATGCCTACGCGGGCTGGCAGGGCGAGGGCTACGCCGAGGCGGACGCGCGCTCGGACGGGCTGGTGATCGCCGCGCTGGGCACCGGCAACCTGCCCGCCGAGCTGCTGCCGCTGGTCGCGCGCAGCGCCGGGAAGGGCAGGCCCGTCGTGATCGCCACCCGCACGCACGCCGGGCCGGTCCTCCCCGTCTACGGCTACCCCGGTGGCGGCGCGACACTCGTGGCCGCCGGGGCGATTCCGGCCAGCTTCCTGAACGCGCACAAGGCGCGGGTGCTGCTCCTCGTGCTGCTCAGCCTGGGGCGGAATCTGGCAGACATTCGGCGGGTGTTCGGGGAGGGGGCGTTCTAG